One Deltaproteobacteria bacterium genomic window carries:
- a CDS encoding universal stress protein yields MNVLLPVFRGPSFRDALTLAVDVAKSHGGSIRVLSIVDRGEIRRIEEGARPGAFHLARHAADEVEKRMTAEGTASVREATRIVADAGVPAKGEVREGEPERELIAAAGGFDVLVSAAASHFDPDQGDAPGRLVLSVMRDGGIPVLLACSPFRPVRTVVLGCGGGPRTERAIGAMARLSLWKSVSRGILLAVDDSRAAGEARLSGPRELLADAGYPAWEERVIPGPRLEAFSAFCEAEGADVVVLGGWGEHWWDDLLGHSVTGRLLEEGRRHLFLYM; encoded by the coding sequence GTGAACGTCCTCCTGCCGGTCTTCCGGGGCCCCTCCTTCCGGGACGCCCTCACCCTGGCGGTCGACGTTGCGAAGTCGCACGGCGGGTCGATCCGGGTCCTCTCGATCGTGGACCGGGGGGAGATCCGGCGGATCGAGGAAGGCGCCCGGCCGGGGGCCTTCCACCTGGCCCGCCACGCGGCCGACGAGGTGGAGAAGCGGATGACGGCCGAGGGGACGGCGTCGGTCCGGGAGGCGACCCGGATCGTTGCGGACGCCGGGGTCCCGGCGAAGGGAGAGGTTCGGGAGGGGGAGCCGGAGCGGGAGCTCATCGCCGCGGCGGGCGGGTTCGACGTGCTGGTGTCGGCCGCGGCCTCCCACTTCGACCCGGACCAGGGCGACGCCCCGGGCCGGCTGGTCCTTTCGGTGATGCGGGACGGCGGGATCCCGGTCCTGCTCGCGTGCTCCCCGTTCCGGCCGGTGCGCACGGTGGTGCTGGGGTGCGGCGGCGGGCCCCGCACGGAGCGCGCCATCGGTGCGATGGCGCGCCTCTCCCTGTGGAAGTCCGTGTCCCGCGGAATCCTCCTCGCCGTCGACGACTCCCGCGCGGCGGGGGAGGCGCGTCTCTCCGGCCCGCGGGAGCTCCTGGCCGACGCGGGATATCCGGCGTGGGAGGAACGGGTGATCCCCGGTCCCCGGCTCGAGGCGTTCTCCGCGTTCTGCGAGGCGGAAGGCGCGGACGTCGTCGTCCTGGGCGGGTGGGGGGAGCACTGGTGGGACGACCTGCTGGGGCACTCGGTCACCGGCCGTCTCCTCGAGGAGGGCCGCCGTCACCTGTTCCTGTACATGTAG
- the selD gene encoding selenide, water dikinase SelD — protein MSDREKIFLTHLSSCAGUASKLGQGVLARILSALPPPDDPRVLVGSSHSDDAGVFRMSDDQALIATLDFFTPIVDDPYTYGEVAAANSLSDVYAMGGEPLYALAIAAFPDDAKTLPLLADVMAGAAAKAKEAGICIIGGHTVKDDVPKFGLAVTGRVHPDRVWHNRGAKPGDEIILTKPLGTGVATTAIRWGVCPKATEASVIASMSRLNAGAARAGREVGISTATDVTGFGLTGHLLEVLEGSGLVAEIRHADIPFFPGVRELLKCRRIDALTGARGFPGSGWVHRAFGRPPIPGGVRDTVAHQAGRVRFPPMISTEEALLLADPQTSGGLLMFVPAASADALCDALRREGEGAWRIGRTHAGGDLDLQRLTVI, from the coding sequence TTGAGCGACCGAGAGAAGATCTTCCTGACCCACCTGTCGTCCTGCGCCGGTTGAGCGTCGAAATTGGGGCAGGGGGTCCTTGCCCGGATACTGTCCGCCCTCCCGCCGCCCGACGATCCGCGGGTGCTGGTCGGAAGCAGCCACTCCGACGACGCCGGAGTGTTCCGGATGTCGGACGACCAGGCGCTGATCGCCACCCTCGACTTCTTCACCCCGATCGTGGACGACCCGTACACCTACGGCGAGGTGGCCGCCGCGAACTCCTTGAGCGACGTCTACGCGATGGGCGGGGAGCCGCTCTACGCCCTCGCGATCGCCGCCTTCCCCGACGACGCGAAGACGCTTCCGCTCCTGGCGGACGTGATGGCGGGAGCCGCGGCGAAGGCGAAGGAGGCCGGGATCTGCATCATCGGGGGGCACACGGTCAAGGACGACGTCCCCAAGTTCGGCCTCGCCGTGACGGGGAGGGTGCACCCCGACCGGGTCTGGCACAACCGGGGCGCGAAGCCGGGGGACGAAATCATACTCACGAAGCCGCTCGGGACCGGGGTGGCGACCACCGCGATCCGGTGGGGGGTCTGCCCGAAGGCGACGGAAGCGTCGGTGATCGCGTCGATGTCGCGTCTCAACGCCGGCGCCGCCAGGGCGGGGCGGGAGGTCGGCATCTCCACCGCCACCGACGTCACCGGGTTCGGCCTCACGGGCCACCTCCTCGAGGTGCTGGAAGGCAGCGGGCTGGTCGCCGAGATCCGGCACGCGGACATCCCGTTCTTCCCGGGCGTCCGGGAGCTTCTCAAGTGCCGGCGGATCGACGCCTTGACCGGCGCCAGGGGGTTTCCCGGGTCCGGATGGGTCCACCGCGCGTTCGGCCGGCCGCCGATCCCGGGAGGAGTGCGCGACACCGTCGCCCACCAGGCCGGCCGGGTCCGGTTCCCTCCCATGATTTCCACGGAGGAGGCGCTTCTGCTCGCCGACCCGCAGACCTCCGGGGGGCTCCTGATGTTCGTCCCCGCGGCTTCCGCCGATGCGCTGTGCGACGCGCTTCGGCGGGAAGGCGAGGGGGCGTGGAGGATCGGCCGGACGCACGCGGGGGGGGACCTCGATCTGCAGCGGTTGACGGTGATCTGA